One window from the genome of Denticeps clupeoides unplaced genomic scaffold, fDenClu1.1, whole genome shotgun sequence encodes:
- the LOC114776774 gene encoding bromodomain-containing protein 8-like, whose translation MEVKECGEGDAEGSYMSEVEPPASESEDGYGTNSQRGYTADSTASSPASSQFSMCSEDQEALQAQKIWKKAIMLVWRAAANHRYASVFLQPVSDDIAPGYHSIVHRPMDLSAIKKNIESGMIRTTAEFQRDIMLMFQNAVMYNSSDHDVYHMALEMQRDVLEQIQQFLATQLIMQTTEAGIGTKSLRGRESTRKPDASDKDSVPMASPAFLLSLFDGGTRGRRSAIEADLKMKK comes from the exons ATGGAGGTGAAGGAGTGCGGTGAGGGCGACGCAGAGGGATCCTACATGTCTGAGGTGGAGCCGCCGGCGAGTGAGAGCGAGGATGGATATGGCACCAACTCCCAGCGTGGATACACGGCCGACTCAACGGCCAGTAGCCCCGCCTCCTCGCAGTT CTCCATGTGTAGTGAGGATCAGGAAGCCCTCCAGGCTCAGAAGATCTGGAAAAAAGCAATCATGCTGGTGTGGCgggcagcagccaatcacag GTACGCCAGCGTGTTCCTACAACCGGTGTCAGATGACATCGCGCCAGGATACCACAGTATCGTACACAG GCCGATGGACCTATCAGCCATCAAGAAGAACATCGAGTCCGGCATGATCCGCACCACAGCCGAGTTCCAGCGCGACATCATGCTGATGTTCCAGAACGCGGTGATGTACAACAGCTCGGACCACGACGTCTACCACATGGCGCTGGAGATGCAGCGCGACGTCCTGGAGCAGATCCAGCAGTTCCTGGCCACGCAGCTCATCATGCAGACGACCGAGGCCGGCATCGGGACCAAGAGCCTGCGGGGCCGAGAGAGCACCCGCAAACCGGACGCCAGCGATAAG GACTCTGTCCCCATGGCCTCTCCcgcttttcttctctctctcttt GACGGCGGCACCAGGGGGCGACGCAGCGCCATCGAAGCGGACCTCAAGATGAAGAAGTGA